From a region of the Triticum aestivum cultivar Chinese Spring chromosome 7D, IWGSC CS RefSeq v2.1, whole genome shotgun sequence genome:
- the LOC123164353 gene encoding homeobox-leucine zipper protein ROC7, producing the protein MPGGMMIPGRNMIGRSNGAGVAYASSSSSALSLGQNLMDGMHHHQLPAMLQHQMVDHHLLPQHHHHPHQQAATSESDARGPHGGGNNNSSNNNEELEMSKSGTGSDNNLDGGEGGGGEDDEQEDPAGQHPRKKKRYHRHTQHQIQELEAFFKECPHPDDKQRKELSRSLSLEPLQVKFWFQNKRTQIKTQHERQENTALRTENEKLRAENMRYKEALANASCPNCGGPAAIGEMSFDEHHLRVENARLRDEIDRISAIAAKYVGGKPGAGVAVASAAYPPLPPQSSGRSALDHLGMPSMFGGAEFDKPMVIELAVAAMEELVRMAQLGEPLWVPSLDGETLGEEEYARAFPRGALGPKSPELRSEASRETDVVIMNHVSLVEMLMDVRQWSALFSSIVSRAATLDVLSTGVAGNHDGALQLMSAEFQMPSPLVPTRDTQFLRYCKQHPGGAWAVVDVSLDGLRSAARVGGHFRRRASGCLIQEMPNGYSKVTWVEHVEAGDDAMVHDLYRPLVNSGLAFGARRWTSTLKRQCERLASAMATVPSSGGDVITTAEGRRSMLKLAERMTASFCGGVTASTTHQWTTLSGSGAEDVRVMTRKSVDDPGRPPGIILNAATSFWLPVPPSRVFGFLRDDSTRSEWDILSNGGVVQEMAHIANGSHHGNAVSLLRVNNANSNQSNMLILQECCTDTTGSYVVYAPVDVVAMNVVLNGGDPDYVALLPSGFAILPDGPAGAPDAGGSLLTVAFQILVDSVPTAKLSLGSVATVNSLIACTVDRIKAAVVVSPGDNTGAAANR; encoded by the exons AACTTGATGGATGGGATGCACCACCACCAGCTCCCAGCAATGCTGCAGCACCAGATGGTTGATCACCATCTTCTTccccagcaccaccaccacccccaccagcAGGCGGCCACGAGCGAGAGCGATGCCCGTGGCCCCCATGGAGGgggcaacaacaacagcagcaacaacaacgaaGAGCTGGAGATGAGCAAGTCAGGTACCGGCAGCGACAACAACCTCgacggcggggaaggcggcggcggggaggacgaTGAGCAAGAGGACCCGGCCGGGCAGCATCCCCGGAAGAAGAAGCGTTACCACCGTCACACCCAGCACCAGATCCAGGAGCTTGAGGCCTTCTTCAAGGAGTGCCCCCACCCCGACGACAAGCAGCGCAAGGAGCTCAGCCGCAGCCTCTCCCTCGAGCCCCTCCAGGTCAAGTTCTGGTTCCAGAACAAGCGCACCCAGATCAAG ACGCAGCACGAGAGGCAGGAGAACACGGCACTCAGGACGGAGAACGAGAAGCTGAGGGCGGAGAACATGAGGTACAAGGAAGCGCTGGCCAACGCGTCGTGCCCAAACTGCGGCGGGCCGGCGGCCATCGGGGAGATGTCCTTCGACGAGCACCACCTGCGCGTTGAGAACGCGCGCCTCCGCGACGAGATCGACAGGATCTCTGCCATCGCCGCCAAGTACGTCGGCGGCAAACCCGGCGCCGGGGTGGCTGTGGCCTCCGCCGCCTACCCGCCACTGCCACCACAGTCTTCCGGCCGCTCTGCGCTCGACCACCTGGGTATGCCCAGCATGTTTGGAGGTGCTGAGTTCGATAAGCCGATGGTGATCGAGCTGGCCGTGGCTGCCATGGAGGAGCTGGTCCGGATGGCGCAGCTCGGGGAGCCTCTCTGGGTGCCATCCCTCGACGGCGAGACGCTCGGCGAGGAGGAGTACGCTCGCGCCTTCCCACGGGGTGCACTCGGCCCCAAGTCGCCGGAGCTCCGGTCGGAGGCGTCGAGGGAGACGGACGTTGTCATCATGAACCACGTCAGCCTCGTTGAGATGCTCATGGACGTGCGCCAGTGGTCGGCGCTCTTCTCGAGCATCGTGTCCCGGGCGGCCACGCTTGACGTTCTCTCCACCGGCGTCGCCGGGAATCACGACGGCGCGCTGCAGCTCATGTCCGCCGAATTTCAGATGCCGTCGCCCCTGGTGCCGACGCGGGACACCCAGTTCCTGCGCTACTGCAAGCAGCATCCGGGCGGCGCATGGGCCGTCGTCGACGTCTCCCTCGACGGTCTCCGTTCCGCTGCGCGGGTGGGCGGGCACTTTCGCCGCCGCGCCTCCGGCTGCCTCATCCAGGAGATGCCCAACGGCTACTCCAAGGTGACGTGGGTGGAGCACGTCGAGGCCGGTGACGACGCGATGGTGCACGATCTGTACAGACCCCTGGTGAACTCTGGGCTGGCATTCGGCGCGCGGCGGTGGACGTCGACGCTGAAGCGGCAGTGCGAGCGGCTGGCGAGCGCTATGGCCACCGTGCCCTCCTCAGGCGGCGACGTGATCACGACGGCAGAGGGGCGGAGGAGCATGCTGAAGCTGGCGGAGAGGATGACGGCGAGCTTCTGCGGCGGGGTGACTGCGTCGACGACGCACCAGTGGACGACGCTCTCTGGCAGCGGCGCGGAGGACGTGCGCGTGATGACACGCAAGAGCGTGGACGACCCCGGCCGCCCGCCGGGTATCATCCTCAACGCCGCCACCTCCTTCTGGCTCCCCGTCCCTCCCTCCCGCGTCTTCGGCTTCCTGCGCGACGACTCCACCCGCAGCGAATGGGACATCCTCTCCAACGGCGGCGTCGTGCAGGAGATGGCCCACATCGCCAACGGCAGCCACCACGGCAACGCTGTCTCCCTCCTCCGCGTCAAC AACGCGAACTCGAACCAGAGCAACATGCTGATCCTGCAGGAATGCTGCACGGACACGACGGGGTCGTATGTGGTGTACGCGCCGGTGGACGTGGTGGCCATGAACGTGGTGCTCAACGGCGGGGACCCGGACTACGTGGCGCTGCTGCCGTCCGGGTTTGCCATCCTTCCTGACGGGCCGGCCGGGGCGCCGGATGCCGGCGGGTCGCTACTCACCGTCGCCTTCCAGATCCTCGTCGACTCTGTGCCTACAGCCAAGCTCTCGCTGGGATCCGTCGCCACCGTCAACAGCCTCATCGCGTGCACCGTCGACCGCATCAAGGCCGCCGTCGTCGTCAGCCCCGGGGACAacaccggcgccgccgccaaccggTGA
- the LOC123165289 gene encoding tryptophan synthase beta chain 1 — protein MAASAIRNPSPAAAVAAPLPSRAVLRMVTPSARRGASVVASASMRPAKAVAAEAPSPVAERVNGAEVAGAGIARPDALGRFGKFGGKYVPETLMHALTELEAAFHALADDEDFQKELDGILKDYVGRESPLYFAERLTEHYKRADGTGPLIYLKREDLNHTGAHKINNAVAQALLAKKLGKQRIIAETGAGQHGVATATVCARFGLECIIYMGAQDMERQALNVFRMKLLGAEVRPVHSGTATLKDATSEAIRDWVTNVETTHYILGSVAGPHPYPMMVREFHKVIGKETRRQAMDKWGGKPDVLVACVGGGSNAMGLFHEFVDDQDVRLIGVEAAGHGVDTDKHAATLTKGEVGVLHGSLSYVLQDADGQVIEPHSISAGLDYPGVGPEHSFLRDIGRAEYDSVTDQEALDAFKRTSRLEGIIPALETSHALAYLEKLCPTLPDGVRVVLNCSGRGDKDVHTASKYLEV, from the exons ATGGCCGCCTCGGCAATCAGAAACCCTagcccagccgccgccgtcgccgcgcctcTGCCCTCCCGCGCGGTGCTGCGGATGGTCACGCCGTCGGCCCGGAGAGGCGCGTCCGTCGTGGCGTCCGCGTCAATGCGGCCGGCCAAGGCGGTCGCGGCGGAGGCGCCCTCCCCCGTCGCCGAGAGGGTGAACGGGGCCGAGGTGGCGGGGGCCGGCATCGCGAGGCCCGACGCGCTCGGCAGGTTCGGCAAGTTCGGGGGCAAGTACGTGCCGGAGACCCTCATGCACGCCCTCACCGAGCTCGAGGCCGCCTTCCACgcgctcgccgacgacgaggacTTCCAG AAAGAACTCGATGGTATCCTCAAGGATTATGTGGGCCGCGAGAGCCCGCTATACTTTGCGGAGCGCCTGACGGAGCACTACAAGCGTGCTGATGGCACTGGCCCACTGATTTACCTCAAGAGGGAGGATCTGAACCACACCGGTGCTCACAAGATCAACAATGCTGTGGCACAAGCTCTGCTTGCCAAGAAGCTTGGGAAGCAGCGTATTATTGCTGAGACTGGTGCTGGTCAGCATGGGGTTGCCACTGCCACAGTGTGTGCTCGGTTTGGGCTGGAGTGCATCATCTACATGGGTGCACAAGATATGGAGAGGCAGGCGCTTAACGTTTTCAGGATGAAGCTTCTTGGGGCAGAG GTAAGGCCAGTACATTCTGGGACTGCAACGCTGAAGGATGCTACCTCGGAGGCCATCCGTGACTGGGTCACCAACGTAGAGACCACACACTACATTTTGGGCTCAGTTGCGGGTCCACACCCATACCCGATGATGGTGAGGGAGTTCCATAAGGTGATCGGCAAGGAGACCCGTAGACAGGCGATGGACAAGTGGGGTGGCAAGCCTGACGTGCTGGTTGCTTGCGTTGGTGGTGGATCAAATGCCATGGGTCTCTTCCATGAGTTTGTTGATGATCAGGATGTAAGACTGATTGGAGTGGAGGCTGCTGGTCATGGTGTAGACACTGACAAGCACGCTGCAACATTGACAAAGGGGGAAGTCGGAGTTCTCCATGGATCTCTGAGTTATGTATTGCAGGATGCTGATGGACAAGTTATTGAGCCCCACTCCATCAGTGCTGG GTTGGATTACCCAGGTGTTGGACCTGAGCATAGTTTCTTGAGGGATATTGGACGTGCTGAATATGATAGTGTGACAGATCAGGAGGCATTGGACG CTTTCAAGCGCACCTCTCGGCTGGAGGGCATCATCCCTGCCCTGGAGACATCCCACGCACTGGCTTACCTGGAGAAGCTCTGCCCAACACTGCCGGACGGTGTGAGGGTGGTTCTCAACTGCAGTGGAAGAGGAGACAAGGATGTCCACACAGCCAGCAAGTACCTTGAAGTCTAG